In Apostichopus japonicus isolate 1M-3 chromosome 3, ASM3797524v1, whole genome shotgun sequence, a single genomic region encodes these proteins:
- the LOC139959501 gene encoding RNA-binding protein 39-like isoform X1, which yields MADEFDVEAMLEAPFKQEDLTVKTGNGVKEEEKPTKKSRDKKRSRSRSGSRGKSRKRSRSRSRGKKARSPHRSRRSRSRSRSKGKKKSRSKSPERNRSRYDKDRRGYRGSRHDRDRDHGKDKYGGYSSNNDKTADGKKSPSPTKKKETADSENRDARTVFVMQLSQRVRERDLKEFFVAVGKVRDCKIITDRNSRRSKGVGYVEFDDEASVPYALALNSQRLMGAPIIVQPSHSEKNRQAAQQQTLQKGNTGPMRIYVGSLHFNINEDMLRGIFEPFGKIENIQLIRDTETGRSKGYGFITFSEADEAKRALDQLNGFELAGRLIKVGHVTERTDNPQDVSLLDSDELERTGIGMTQTGRLQLMAKLAEGTNFEIPRATAEALHPLAQVPGIATPLDQIAAAGDPSTLQASLALAQQQAQQAAIVSQQQATGGATQSTTPCFMLSNMFDPTRENSPTWDEEIRDDVITECTQHGGVLHIHVDKASPEGRVYIKCPTVEIALAAVNTLHGRWFAGKMITAAFVPLSNYHDIFPTSVNATQLLQPRT from the exons ATGGCTGACGAATTTGATGTTGAAGCTATGCTTGAGGCCCCATTCAAGCAAGAG GACTTAACCGTGAAGACTGGTAATGGAgtgaaagaagaagagaaacCTACCAAAAAGAG CAGAGACAAAAAAAGAAGTCGCAGTAGAAGCGGCAGTAGAGGAAAGAGTCGAAAGAGATCTCGAAGTAGAAGCAGAGGAAAGAAGGCTAGGAGTCCTCACAGATCCAGGAGAAGCAGGAGCAGGAGTAGAAgcaaaggaaagaagaaaagcaGAAGTAAGAGCCCAGAACGAAACAG ATCTCGTTATGACAAAGATAGAAGAGGGTACCGAGGCAGCAGACACGACAGAGACAGAGATCATGGAAAGGACAAGTACGGTGGTTATTCTAGTAACAACGATAAGACAGCAGACGGAAAGAAGAGTCCTTCTCCTACAAA GAAGAAAGAGACAGCCGACTCTGAAAACAGAGATGCCAGGACTGTGTTTGTCATGCAGTTGTCTCAGAGAGTTAGGGAGAGAGATCTTAAAGAATTTTTTGTTGCTGTTGGAAAG GTCAGAGATTGTAAAATAATCACTGACAGAAACTCCCGAAGGTCAAAAGGCGTTGGTTACGTTGAATTTGATGATGAAGCTAGTGTGCCTTAT GCTCTTGCCTTGAACAGTCAAAGACTAATGGGTGCACCGATAATTGTTCAGCCATCTCACTCGGAGAAGAACAGACAAGCAGCCCAACAGCAGACTCTACAGAAGGGGAACACCGGACCTATGAGAATCTATGTCGGCTCTCTCCACTTCAACATCAATGAAGATATGCTCAGGGGTATATTTGAACCTTTTGGCAAA ATTGAGAATATCCAGCTCATCAGGGACACAGAAACAGGAAGATCTAAAGGTTATGGATTTATAACA TTCAGTGAAGCTGATGAAGCAAAGAGAGCTCTTGATCAGCTGAATGGCTTCGAGCTGGCTGGAAGACTGATAAAAGTTGGACATGTGACGGAGCGTACCGATAATCCCCAAGATGTGTCACTCTTGGATAGTGATGAACTGGAGAGGACAGGAATAGGAATGACACAAACAGGCAGACTTCAACTCATGGCAAAACTAGCAGAag GTACCAACTTTGAGATTCCTAGGGCCACAGCAGAAGCTCTTCATCCTCTGGCCCAGGTGCCTGGTATCGCTACTCCTCTGGATCAAATAGCAGCAGCTGGAGACCCCAGTACGCTACAGGCCTCTCTAGCACTAGCACAGCAACAAGCCCAACAGGCAGCCATTGTAAGCCAACAGCAGGCAACTGGTGGAGCAACTCAGTCAACAACACCTTGTTTTATGCTTTCCAACATGTTTGACCCCACCAG AGAAAATAGTCCCACTTGGGATGAAGAGATAAGAGATGATGTGATCACAGAATGTACACAACACGGTGGAGTGCTTCATATTCACGTTGATAAAGCTTCACCAGAGGGAAGGGTTTACATCAAGTGCCCTACCGTTGAGATAGCCCTTGCTGCTGTCAACACATTGCATGGCAGATGGTTTGCAG GTAAAATGATCACAGCCGCCTTTGTGCCTCTCTCCAACTATCACGATATCTTTCCCACCTCTGTGAATGCCACTCAGTTACTGCAGCCAAGAACATGA
- the LOC139959501 gene encoding RNA-binding protein 39-like isoform X2, translating to MADEFDVEAMLEAPFKQEDLTVKTGNGVKEEEKPTKKRDKKRSRSRSGSRGKSRKRSRSRSRGKKARSPHRSRRSRSRSRSKGKKKSRSKSPERNRSRYDKDRRGYRGSRHDRDRDHGKDKYGGYSSNNDKTADGKKSPSPTKKKETADSENRDARTVFVMQLSQRVRERDLKEFFVAVGKVRDCKIITDRNSRRSKGVGYVEFDDEASVPYALALNSQRLMGAPIIVQPSHSEKNRQAAQQQTLQKGNTGPMRIYVGSLHFNINEDMLRGIFEPFGKIENIQLIRDTETGRSKGYGFITFSEADEAKRALDQLNGFELAGRLIKVGHVTERTDNPQDVSLLDSDELERTGIGMTQTGRLQLMAKLAEGTNFEIPRATAEALHPLAQVPGIATPLDQIAAAGDPSTLQASLALAQQQAQQAAIVSQQQATGGATQSTTPCFMLSNMFDPTRENSPTWDEEIRDDVITECTQHGGVLHIHVDKASPEGRVYIKCPTVEIALAAVNTLHGRWFAGKMITAAFVPLSNYHDIFPTSVNATQLLQPRT from the exons ATGGCTGACGAATTTGATGTTGAAGCTATGCTTGAGGCCCCATTCAAGCAAGAG GACTTAACCGTGAAGACTGGTAATGGAgtgaaagaagaagagaaacCTACCAAAAAGAG AGACAAAAAAAGAAGTCGCAGTAGAAGCGGCAGTAGAGGAAAGAGTCGAAAGAGATCTCGAAGTAGAAGCAGAGGAAAGAAGGCTAGGAGTCCTCACAGATCCAGGAGAAGCAGGAGCAGGAGTAGAAgcaaaggaaagaagaaaagcaGAAGTAAGAGCCCAGAACGAAACAG ATCTCGTTATGACAAAGATAGAAGAGGGTACCGAGGCAGCAGACACGACAGAGACAGAGATCATGGAAAGGACAAGTACGGTGGTTATTCTAGTAACAACGATAAGACAGCAGACGGAAAGAAGAGTCCTTCTCCTACAAA GAAGAAAGAGACAGCCGACTCTGAAAACAGAGATGCCAGGACTGTGTTTGTCATGCAGTTGTCTCAGAGAGTTAGGGAGAGAGATCTTAAAGAATTTTTTGTTGCTGTTGGAAAG GTCAGAGATTGTAAAATAATCACTGACAGAAACTCCCGAAGGTCAAAAGGCGTTGGTTACGTTGAATTTGATGATGAAGCTAGTGTGCCTTAT GCTCTTGCCTTGAACAGTCAAAGACTAATGGGTGCACCGATAATTGTTCAGCCATCTCACTCGGAGAAGAACAGACAAGCAGCCCAACAGCAGACTCTACAGAAGGGGAACACCGGACCTATGAGAATCTATGTCGGCTCTCTCCACTTCAACATCAATGAAGATATGCTCAGGGGTATATTTGAACCTTTTGGCAAA ATTGAGAATATCCAGCTCATCAGGGACACAGAAACAGGAAGATCTAAAGGTTATGGATTTATAACA TTCAGTGAAGCTGATGAAGCAAAGAGAGCTCTTGATCAGCTGAATGGCTTCGAGCTGGCTGGAAGACTGATAAAAGTTGGACATGTGACGGAGCGTACCGATAATCCCCAAGATGTGTCACTCTTGGATAGTGATGAACTGGAGAGGACAGGAATAGGAATGACACAAACAGGCAGACTTCAACTCATGGCAAAACTAGCAGAag GTACCAACTTTGAGATTCCTAGGGCCACAGCAGAAGCTCTTCATCCTCTGGCCCAGGTGCCTGGTATCGCTACTCCTCTGGATCAAATAGCAGCAGCTGGAGACCCCAGTACGCTACAGGCCTCTCTAGCACTAGCACAGCAACAAGCCCAACAGGCAGCCATTGTAAGCCAACAGCAGGCAACTGGTGGAGCAACTCAGTCAACAACACCTTGTTTTATGCTTTCCAACATGTTTGACCCCACCAG AGAAAATAGTCCCACTTGGGATGAAGAGATAAGAGATGATGTGATCACAGAATGTACACAACACGGTGGAGTGCTTCATATTCACGTTGATAAAGCTTCACCAGAGGGAAGGGTTTACATCAAGTGCCCTACCGTTGAGATAGCCCTTGCTGCTGTCAACACATTGCATGGCAGATGGTTTGCAG GTAAAATGATCACAGCCGCCTTTGTGCCTCTCTCCAACTATCACGATATCTTTCCCACCTCTGTGAATGCCACTCAGTTACTGCAGCCAAGAACATGA